In Pseudodesulfovibrio hydrargyri, a single window of DNA contains:
- a CDS encoding 2-oxoacid:acceptor oxidoreductase subunit alpha produces the protein MPEKSVNIVIGGAAGQGLVTIGQLLSKAITRAGHHLLVTQRYMSRIRGGHNTYAIRMGEEEMLGGTETIDILAALNAETLDKHLDAMSAGALVVAGDDLDTKGLNALRIPYEKLASKPLFHNTAMLGVLGRAVNLDLGILEELLRQTFAKKGDEVVGANLDVLRKAYAWVSDQDHDFFCDIKPGGPKGRMMVNGNEAIGLGALAAGCNFVSFYPMTPATGVAMALVAKGAPLGLQYEQVEDEIAAMNMAIGASYAGAKALVTTSGGGFALMEEGVSLAGVSETPLVCVVVQRPGPATGLPTRTEQADLNLVLHSGHGEFPRAIFAPATPEDCFYLTHRAFDLAETYQTPIFILSEQYLADSYRDVEPFDLDDLPEVAAPLLEWKEGDYKRYVLTDDGISPRVVPGFSETLVRADSHIHAEDSSITEEKSLSVAMNSKLLRKGAGLFEEVIGPDYYGADNPDALLVCWGANLGACLEAMDRYDGGKSLAVLHFKQVYPLREEQFMDHLEGAGRVIAVEGNATAQFAQLIARETGFMTSDRILRFDGRAMTWEYVLKGLTDIL, from the coding sequence ATGCCTGAAAAAAGCGTGAACATCGTCATCGGCGGCGCGGCGGGCCAAGGTCTGGTAACCATCGGCCAACTGCTTTCCAAAGCCATAACAAGGGCAGGGCACCATCTGTTGGTGACCCAGCGATACATGTCCAGGATTCGCGGCGGGCACAATACCTATGCCATCCGCATGGGCGAGGAGGAGATGCTCGGCGGTACCGAGACCATCGACATCCTGGCCGCCCTGAACGCGGAGACCCTGGACAAACATCTGGACGCCATGAGTGCAGGCGCGCTCGTCGTGGCCGGAGACGATCTCGACACCAAGGGGCTCAACGCGCTGCGCATCCCCTACGAGAAGCTCGCGTCCAAACCGCTCTTCCACAACACCGCCATGCTCGGCGTGCTCGGCCGGGCCGTGAACCTCGATCTCGGCATCCTCGAGGAACTGCTCCGGCAGACCTTCGCCAAGAAGGGTGACGAGGTGGTCGGGGCCAACCTCGACGTCCTGCGCAAGGCCTATGCCTGGGTCTCGGACCAGGACCACGATTTCTTCTGCGACATCAAGCCCGGCGGACCCAAGGGGCGGATGATGGTCAACGGCAACGAGGCCATCGGCCTGGGCGCACTGGCCGCTGGCTGCAACTTCGTCTCCTTCTATCCCATGACCCCGGCCACCGGGGTGGCCATGGCTCTCGTCGCCAAGGGCGCGCCTCTGGGGCTGCAGTATGAGCAGGTCGAGGACGAGATCGCGGCCATGAACATGGCGATCGGCGCTTCCTATGCCGGGGCCAAGGCCTTGGTGACCACCTCGGGCGGCGGCTTTGCCCTCATGGAGGAGGGAGTCAGCCTGGCGGGCGTGTCCGAGACCCCGCTGGTCTGCGTGGTGGTCCAGCGGCCCGGCCCGGCCACCGGTCTGCCCACCCGCACAGAGCAGGCGGACCTCAATCTGGTGCTCCATTCAGGACACGGCGAGTTCCCCCGGGCCATCTTCGCCCCGGCCACGCCCGAGGACTGCTTCTATCTGACCCACCGGGCCTTCGACCTGGCCGAGACCTACCAGACCCCGATCTTCATCCTGTCCGAGCAGTACCTGGCCGACAGCTACCGCGACGTGGAGCCGTTCGATCTGGACGATCTTCCCGAGGTCGCCGCGCCGCTGCTCGAGTGGAAGGAAGGCGACTACAAGCGCTACGTCCTTACCGACGACGGCATCTCTCCGAGGGTGGTGCCCGGCTTCTCCGAGACGCTGGTCCGGGCGGACTCCCACATCCACGCGGAGGACTCCTCCATCACCGAGGAAAAGTCCCTCAGCGTGGCCATGAACTCCAAACTGTTGCGCAAGGGCGCCGGGTTGTTCGAGGAGGTCATCGGTCCCGACTACTACGGCGCGGACAACCCCGATGCGCTGCTGGTCTGCTGGGGGGCCAACCTGGGCGCCTGCCTGGAGGCCATGGACCGCTACGACGGCGGCAAGTCCCTGGCCGTCCTGCACTTCAAGCAGGTCTACCCCCTGCGCGAGGAGCAGTTCATGGACCACCTCGAAGGAGCCGGCCGGGTCATCGCCGTGGAGGGCAACGCCACGGCCCAGTTCGCCCAGCTCATCGCCCGCGAGACCGGGTTCATGACGTCCGACCGCATTCTGCGGTTCGACGGCCGGGCCATGACCTGGGAATACGTCCTCAAGGGCCTCACCGACATCCTCTAG
- a CDS encoding ferritin: MLSEKLEDALNEQMNWEIFSANLYLSMSSHFAHEGLAGFAAWMNAQYQEEMFHAMRFFNYINNAGGHAKLGAIDAPQHTWKTPLAAFEDALEHEKGVTARINKIADLAVEERNHAVGIFLQWFISEQVEEEDSVSDAVGKLKLVGDGGGLFMLDRDLGTRVFTPPTNA; this comes from the coding sequence ATGCTCAGCGAGAAACTGGAAGATGCGCTCAATGAACAGATGAATTGGGAAATCTTTTCCGCCAATCTGTATCTTTCCATGTCCTCCCACTTCGCCCACGAGGGGCTGGCCGGGTTCGCCGCCTGGATGAACGCCCAGTACCAGGAGGAGATGTTCCACGCCATGCGTTTCTTCAACTACATCAACAACGCCGGAGGCCACGCCAAGCTCGGGGCCATCGACGCGCCGCAACACACCTGGAAGACGCCTCTGGCCGCCTTCGAGGACGCCCTGGAGCACGAGAAGGGCGTGACCGCGCGCATCAACAAGATCGCCGACCTGGCCGTGGAGGAACGCAACCACGCGGTGGGCATCTTCCTGCAGTGGTTCATCTCCGAGCAGGTCGAGGAAGAGGACTCCGTCAGCGATGCGGTCGGCAAGCTCAAACTCGTGGGCGACGGCGGCGGGCTGTTCATGCTCGACCGCGACCTCGGCACCAGGGTCTTCACCCCGCCGACCAACGCATAA
- the recD2 gene encoding SF1B family DNA helicase RecD2: protein MSDENLSQLNDVEVVSTVYYNKENGYAIVRVRAKDEPGQITIVGTLGELAGGATLNLAGRWIVHPKFGRQFEVATFEQARPATENGVIRFLQSSIKGVGEKTATLIVEEFGIGVLDLLDEDPDQLLKIKGISKNKLKDIIESWGRQREIKNLLVFLQSHQVPTTFAGKIFHLYGAQAEAKLRENPYDLAYEIRGVGFKTADHMAMKLGFAPDCAQRLEAAIAYTMLTSCERNGHLFIPKPKLLEDVARMLDTTDYDKLELALFGLEEKKRIRIENLSEQGISEAVYLMYFFHYENETTQRLYQLISHPTPISRKKIDKTLPKVEDKLGFNLSDEQREAVFEACSNKVFIITGGPGTGKTTITKAILLTLKELGLKIKQAAPTGRAAKRMAEATGHPAKTVHRMLQFQPEGGFHYCEDQKLKADVLVVDEASMVDAQLFVSILRALPHTCRLILVGDVNQLPSVGPGNVLGDLIDSRKVPCAVLTHIFRQAQESFIVVNAHRINEGKFPRQHPCPPPEADFYWIPQEDPVKVQKLILDSVCERIPERYGLDPLRDIQVLTPMHKGDVGTQALNSALQARLNPKGPGVRELKRKFATFREGDRVIQLKNNYDKEVFNGDLGWIVEVDSDSHELMVEFDGNHVHFESSDLDELGLAYAVSVHKSQGSEYPAVVMPIVTQHFLLLQRNLLYTGLTRARELAVLIGSDRAFRIGLNNATSGNRNTHLAYRLRAIFAENRLY, encoded by the coding sequence ATGAGCGACGAAAATCTCAGCCAGTTGAATGACGTCGAAGTCGTCAGCACCGTCTATTACAACAAGGAAAACGGCTACGCCATCGTCCGGGTCAGGGCCAAGGACGAGCCGGGCCAGATCACCATCGTCGGTACCCTGGGCGAACTGGCCGGGGGCGCGACCCTGAACCTCGCCGGCCGGTGGATCGTGCACCCCAAATTCGGCCGCCAGTTCGAGGTGGCCACCTTCGAGCAGGCCCGGCCCGCCACCGAGAACGGGGTCATCCGCTTCTTGCAGTCGTCCATCAAGGGGGTGGGGGAGAAGACCGCCACCCTCATCGTGGAGGAGTTCGGCATAGGCGTCCTGGACCTGTTGGACGAGGACCCGGACCAGCTCCTGAAGATCAAGGGCATCTCCAAGAACAAGCTCAAGGATATAATTGAATCCTGGGGCCGCCAGCGGGAAATCAAGAACCTGCTGGTCTTTCTCCAGTCCCATCAGGTGCCGACCACCTTCGCGGGCAAGATCTTTCATCTCTACGGAGCCCAGGCCGAGGCCAAGCTGCGGGAGAACCCGTACGACCTGGCCTACGAGATTCGGGGCGTGGGCTTCAAGACCGCCGACCACATGGCCATGAAGCTCGGCTTCGCCCCGGACTGCGCGCAACGGCTGGAGGCGGCCATCGCCTACACCATGCTGACCTCCTGCGAGCGCAACGGGCACCTGTTCATCCCCAAGCCCAAGCTGCTCGAGGACGTGGCCCGCATGCTCGACACCACGGACTACGACAAGCTGGAGCTGGCCCTGTTCGGGCTGGAGGAGAAGAAGCGCATCCGCATCGAGAATCTGTCCGAGCAGGGCATCTCCGAGGCGGTCTATCTCATGTACTTCTTCCACTACGAGAACGAGACCACCCAGCGCCTGTACCAGCTCATCAGCCATCCCACGCCCATCTCGCGCAAGAAGATCGACAAGACCCTGCCCAAGGTCGAGGACAAGCTCGGCTTCAATTTGTCCGACGAGCAGCGCGAGGCGGTCTTCGAGGCGTGCTCCAACAAGGTCTTCATCATTACCGGCGGGCCCGGCACCGGCAAGACGACCATCACCAAGGCGATCCTGCTGACCCTCAAGGAACTGGGCCTCAAGATCAAGCAGGCCGCGCCCACCGGGCGGGCGGCCAAGCGCATGGCCGAGGCCACCGGGCATCCGGCCAAGACCGTGCACCGCATGCTCCAGTTTCAGCCCGAGGGCGGGTTCCATTACTGCGAGGACCAGAAGCTCAAGGCGGACGTCCTGGTGGTGGATGAGGCCTCCATGGTCGACGCCCAGCTCTTCGTCTCCATCCTGCGGGCCCTGCCGCACACCTGCCGCCTGATCCTGGTCGGCGACGTCAACCAGCTGCCCAGCGTGGGCCCCGGCAATGTTCTGGGCGACCTGATCGACTCCCGGAAGGTACCGTGCGCCGTGCTGACGCACATCTTTCGCCAGGCCCAGGAGAGCTTCATCGTGGTCAACGCCCACCGCATCAACGAGGGCAAGTTTCCGCGCCAGCACCCGTGCCCGCCGCCCGAGGCCGATTTCTACTGGATTCCCCAGGAGGACCCGGTCAAGGTCCAGAAACTCATCCTGGATTCGGTCTGCGAACGCATCCCCGAGCGGTACGGGCTCGACCCGTTGCGCGACATCCAGGTGCTCACCCCCATGCACAAGGGCGACGTGGGCACCCAGGCCCTGAACTCGGCCCTCCAGGCCCGGCTCAACCCGAAGGGGCCGGGCGTGCGCGAACTCAAGCGCAAGTTCGCCACCTTCCGCGAGGGCGACCGGGTCATCCAGCTCAAGAACAACTACGACAAGGAAGTCTTCAACGGCGACCTGGGCTGGATCGTGGAGGTCGACTCCGACAGCCACGAGCTCATGGTCGAGTTCGACGGCAACCACGTCCACTTCGAGTCCTCTGACCTGGACGAGCTCGGCCTGGCCTACGCGGTCAGCGTGCACAAGTCCCAGGGCAGCGAATACCCGGCCGTGGTCATGCCCATCGTCACCCAGCACTTCCTGCTGCTGCAGCGCAATTTGCTCTACACCGGCCTGACCCGCGCCCGCGAACTGGCCGTGCTCATCGGCTCGGACCGGGCCTTCAGGATCGGCCTGAACAACGCGACCTCGGGCAACCGCAACACCCACCTCGCCTACCGGCTGCGGGCCATCTTCGCCGAGAACCGCCTCTATTAG
- the recR gene encoding recombination mediator RecR, translating into MQNLPGPLKEVVEQLSSLPGIGPKSALRIALTLLKMPRERASGVGQSIIELRERLCLCEDCACLAESSPCAICADASRDTGQICLVPEWDALLAMEEMGIYRGKYLVLGGLLSPLDGVDPGQLEIDRLRRRLATGDFDEMILALGATLDAEATASYVKNLVESEFPGVSVTRLAQGIPIGAEVKFMDKETLKQSLVHRQKM; encoded by the coding sequence TTGCAGAATCTTCCCGGACCGCTCAAGGAAGTGGTCGAGCAACTGTCGAGCCTGCCTGGCATCGGCCCCAAATCAGCCCTGCGCATCGCTCTGACCCTGCTCAAGATGCCGCGCGAGCGGGCCTCCGGGGTGGGGCAGTCCATCATCGAGCTGCGCGAGCGCCTCTGCCTGTGCGAGGACTGCGCCTGCCTGGCCGAGTCCAGCCCGTGCGCCATCTGCGCAGACGCCTCCCGCGACACCGGGCAGATATGTCTGGTGCCCGAGTGGGACGCGCTCCTGGCCATGGAGGAGATGGGCATCTACCGGGGCAAGTACCTGGTCCTGGGCGGGCTCCTGTCCCCCCTGGACGGCGTGGACCCGGGCCAGTTGGAGATCGACCGTTTGCGGCGCAGGCTGGCCACAGGCGATTTCGACGAGATGATCCTCGCCCTGGGGGCTACCCTGGACGCCGAGGCCACGGCCTCCTATGTCAAGAATCTGGTGGAGTCCGAGTTCCCCGGCGTCTCGGTGACCCGCCTGGCCCAGGGCATTCCCATCGGGGCCGAAGTCAAGTTTATGGACAAGGAGACCCTCAAGCAGTCCCTGGTTCATCGGCAGAAGATGTAA
- a CDS encoding YbaB/EbfC family nucleoid-associated protein, which produces MKGMNEMLRQAQIMQRKMTEAQDALKTKEVEASSGGGMVTVKVTGAQEVTEVRIEPSVMEAGDVEMLQDLVMTAANEALKKSKEMMEEAMKGVTGGLSIPGMF; this is translated from the coding sequence ATGAAAGGCATGAACGAAATGCTCCGTCAGGCCCAGATCATGCAGCGTAAGATGACCGAGGCCCAGGACGCGCTCAAGACCAAAGAGGTCGAGGCGTCCAGCGGCGGCGGCATGGTCACCGTCAAGGTCACCGGCGCCCAGGAGGTGACCGAGGTGCGCATCGAGCCGTCGGTCATGGAGGCGGGCGACGTGGAGATGCTCCAGGACCTGGTCATGACCGCGGCCAACGAGGCCCTCAAGAAATCCAAGGAAATGATGGAAGAGGCCATGAAGGGCGTGACCGGCGGTCTGTCCATCCCCGGCATGTTCTAA
- the dnaX gene encoding DNA polymerase III subunit gamma/tau: MSTSNLTAKYRPQTFEEVAGQQAVKSILSRAAAQDKIAPAYLFSGTRGVGKTTIARIFAKALNCVNAPTGEPCNECDHCRQITAGVAPDVIEIDGASNRGIDDARRLKEDIGYAPIDGRYKVFIIDEAHMLTKEAFNALLKTLEEPPPRATFIMATTEHHKFPATIVSRCQHYTFKMLPQAELVTHLEKIMNLEGLKYEPGALSIIAKRGAGSVRDSMSLLGQALAMGEDVLKEADVRGFLGLAGQDVFFGLMESMHARDLVAVGHVLRQVLDQGLDLGFFLRELTNCWRNMFLLRQAGEEALPLLGLSGEEASNWMGWANKFEPAHIHACWQMTLDGQRKVMTSLEPALALELLLLNLTSLPDLINLESMGPRSGGAPKPPMGGGGRSGPAQGGPGMPGGQGGMPPGGRQFAPPQAAPRQPAPPKPVQPQTAPPTRSGQPPHYETREPGGAGFAQPRAQSAPPARPEPEPEPVGPSDATPLSESATQRVTAASIPGPRDWDGFLKFVEARNGEAGVKVSMLHLTKGERDKNGLKIVCRTRTMCSQLKEKSTLAALDGLTREFFGPTVEVRVETGDIAEPKSDRQLMDEAENHPGVIRVMEAFNAQMLSVSHRKQ; encoded by the coding sequence ATGAGCACATCGAACCTCACGGCCAAGTATCGCCCCCAGACCTTCGAGGAAGTGGCGGGGCAGCAGGCGGTCAAATCCATCCTGTCCCGGGCTGCCGCCCAGGACAAGATCGCTCCCGCCTATCTCTTTTCCGGCACCCGGGGCGTGGGCAAGACGACCATCGCCCGCATCTTCGCCAAGGCGCTGAACTGCGTGAACGCGCCCACGGGCGAGCCGTGCAACGAGTGCGACCACTGCCGTCAGATCACCGCGGGCGTGGCCCCGGACGTCATCGAAATCGACGGCGCGTCCAACCGGGGCATCGACGACGCCCGCCGTCTCAAGGAGGACATCGGATACGCGCCCATCGACGGCCGCTACAAGGTGTTCATCATCGACGAGGCGCACATGCTCACCAAGGAGGCCTTCAACGCGTTGCTCAAGACACTGGAGGAACCGCCGCCGCGCGCGACCTTCATCATGGCCACCACCGAGCACCACAAGTTTCCGGCGACCATCGTCAGCCGCTGCCAGCATTATACCTTCAAGATGCTGCCCCAGGCGGAGCTGGTGACCCACCTGGAAAAGATCATGAATCTCGAGGGGCTCAAGTACGAGCCCGGCGCGCTGTCCATCATCGCCAAGCGCGGCGCGGGGTCGGTCCGCGACTCCATGTCCCTGCTCGGCCAGGCCCTGGCCATGGGCGAGGACGTGTTGAAAGAGGCCGACGTGCGCGGCTTCCTCGGTCTGGCGGGCCAGGACGTCTTCTTCGGGCTCATGGAGTCCATGCACGCCCGCGACCTGGTGGCCGTGGGCCACGTCCTGCGCCAGGTCCTGGACCAGGGGCTCGACCTCGGCTTCTTTCTGCGCGAGCTGACCAACTGCTGGCGCAACATGTTCCTGCTCCGGCAGGCGGGTGAGGAGGCGCTGCCCCTGCTCGGCCTGTCCGGCGAGGAGGCGTCCAACTGGATGGGCTGGGCGAACAAGTTCGAGCCCGCGCACATCCACGCCTGCTGGCAGATGACCCTGGACGGCCAGCGGAAGGTCATGACCAGCCTGGAACCGGCCCTGGCGCTCGAGCTTCTGCTCCTCAACCTGACCAGCCTGCCGGACCTGATCAACCTGGAATCCATGGGCCCGCGCAGCGGCGGCGCGCCCAAGCCCCCCATGGGAGGCGGCGGGCGGTCCGGTCCGGCGCAGGGCGGCCCCGGCATGCCGGGCGGGCAGGGGGGCATGCCCCCGGGCGGCAGGCAGTTCGCCCCGCCCCAGGCCGCGCCAAGGCAACCCGCGCCTCCCAAACCCGTGCAGCCGCAGACCGCGCCGCCCACGCGCTCGGGCCAACCACCGCACTACGAGACGCGCGAACCCGGCGGGGCCGGCTTTGCGCAGCCCAGGGCGCAGTCCGCGCCCCCGGCCCGGCCTGAGCCGGAACCCGAGCCCGTCGGCCCGTCCGACGCCACGCCCCTGTCCGAGTCCGCGACGCAGCGCGTCACGGCCGCGTCCATTCCCGGCCCCCGGGACTGGGACGGCTTCCTCAAGTTCGTGGAGGCGCGCAACGGCGAGGCCGGAGTCAAGGTGTCCATGCTCCACCTGACCAAGGGGGAGCGGGACAAGAACGGACTCAAGATCGTCTGCCGCACCCGGACCATGTGCTCGCAACTCAAGGAGAAGTCCACGCTGGCGGCTCTGGACGGGCTGACCAGGGAATTTTTCGGCCCAACGGTTGAGGTTCGCGTGGAAACAGGCGATATTGCCGAGCCCAAATCCGACAGGCAACTCATGGATGAGGCGGAAAACCATCCCGGCGTGATCAGGGTCATGGAGGCCTTCAACGCCCAGATGCTTTCGGTAAGTCATAGAAAACAATAA
- a CDS encoding branched-chain amino acid transaminase, with translation MVQKSETIWFDGKQVPWDEANVHVLTHALHYATAVFEGIRAYECADGSSEVFRLRDHMIRFVNSAKILGIKMPYTADEMTEAAIETLKRNKLAGAYVRPLAFVGEGAMGVYPGDNPTRVIVACWPWGAYLGEDALEKGINVRCSSFSRHHINVMMVKAKASGNYVNSVLAKNEALADGYDEAILLDTTGHVSEGTGENIFLVRDDIIYTPHLDGVLGGLTRDSIISLANDLGYEVREEPIARDMLYVADEVFFTGTAAELTPISSVDRRTVGTGTAGPVAKLLQTEFFKIVKGENPDYEHWLHRYQA, from the coding sequence ATGGTTCAGAAATCCGAAACCATCTGGTTCGACGGCAAACAGGTCCCTTGGGACGAGGCCAACGTCCACGTCCTGACCCACGCCCTGCACTACGCCACGGCGGTATTCGAGGGCATCCGCGCCTACGAGTGTGCGGACGGCTCGTCCGAGGTCTTTCGCCTTCGGGACCACATGATCCGTTTCGTCAATTCGGCCAAGATTCTGGGCATCAAGATGCCCTATACCGCCGATGAGATGACCGAGGCCGCCATCGAGACCCTCAAGCGCAACAAGCTGGCCGGGGCCTATGTCCGTCCGCTGGCCTTTGTCGGCGAGGGAGCCATGGGCGTGTACCCCGGCGACAACCCGACCCGCGTAATCGTCGCCTGCTGGCCGTGGGGCGCTTACCTGGGCGAAGACGCCCTGGAAAAGGGTATCAATGTCCGCTGCAGCAGCTTCAGCCGCCACCACATCAACGTCATGATGGTCAAGGCCAAGGCCTCCGGCAACTACGTCAACTCCGTGCTGGCCAAGAACGAGGCCCTGGCCGACGGTTATGACGAGGCCATCCTGCTCGACACCACGGGCCACGTATCCGAGGGCACCGGGGAAAACATCTTTCTGGTCCGCGACGACATCATCTACACCCCGCACCTGGACGGCGTGCTCGGCGGCCTGACCCGCGACTCCATCATCAGCCTCGCGAACGACCTGGGCTACGAGGTCCGCGAGGAACCCATCGCCCGCGACATGCTCTACGTGGCCGACGAGGTTTTCTTCACGGGCACCGCGGCCGAACTGACCCCGATCAGCTCCGTGGACCGCCGCACGGTCGGCACCGGCACGGCCGGTCCGGTGGCCAAGCTGCTCCAGACCGAATTCTTCAAGATCGTCAAAGGCGAGAACCCGGACTACGAGCACTGGCTGCACCGCTACCAGGCTTGA
- a CDS encoding aminotransferase class I/II-fold pyridoxal phosphate-dependent enzyme codes for MSKFARVDRLPPYVFAQVNELKMKLRHAGADIIDLGMGNPDVPTPKPILDKLAEAAYKPGNSKYSASKGIKGLRKAVQDWYYRRFDVTLDRDNEICVTMGAKEGLAHLALAMLSPGDVVLAPDPAYPIHPYASIIAGADVRRVPIGPGQDFFENLETAIRHTWPKPKVLIINFPHNPTTQCVELPFFQRIVDFAKENGLYVIHDLAYADFVFDGYVAPSIMQADGAKDVAVEFFSMTKSYSMAGMRVGYCVGNPEMVNALTRIKSYLDYGIYQPIQIAAACALNGDLDDCPKFTREEMDQAVKEIMAVYQDRRDALCEGLNRVGWCVTPPKATMFLWAQIPEEFRPMGSVEFSKMLLQEAEVAVSPGLGFGQYGDDHVRFSFVENRHRTNQAVRNLRKFFSKG; via the coding sequence ATGTCCAAGTTTGCGAGAGTCGATCGACTGCCCCCCTATGTGTTCGCCCAGGTCAACGAGCTCAAGATGAAGCTGCGCCACGCGGGCGCGGACATCATCGACCTGGGTATGGGCAACCCCGATGTGCCCACCCCCAAGCCCATTCTCGACAAGCTGGCAGAGGCGGCATACAAGCCCGGAAACTCCAAGTATTCGGCATCCAAGGGAATCAAGGGTCTGCGTAAGGCCGTGCAGGACTGGTACTACCGCCGCTTCGACGTCACCCTCGACCGCGACAACGAGATCTGCGTGACCATGGGCGCCAAAGAGGGACTGGCCCACCTGGCCTTGGCCATGCTCTCCCCCGGCGACGTGGTCCTGGCCCCGGACCCGGCCTACCCGATCCACCCGTACGCCTCGATCATCGCGGGCGCGGACGTGCGCCGCGTGCCCATCGGGCCGGGCCAGGATTTCTTCGAGAACCTGGAGACGGCCATCCGGCACACCTGGCCCAAGCCCAAGGTGCTGATCATCAATTTCCCGCACAACCCGACCACGCAGTGCGTCGAACTGCCCTTCTTCCAGCGCATCGTCGACTTCGCCAAGGAGAACGGGCTGTACGTCATCCACGACCTGGCCTACGCGGACTTCGTCTTTGACGGCTACGTGGCCCCGAGCATCATGCAGGCCGACGGCGCCAAGGACGTGGCCGTGGAGTTCTTCTCCATGACCAAGAGCTATTCCATGGCCGGCATGCGCGTGGGCTACTGCGTGGGCAACCCGGAAATGGTCAACGCCCTGACCCGCATAAAGAGCTACCTCGACTACGGCATCTATCAGCCCATCCAGATCGCGGCCGCCTGCGCCCTGAACGGCGACCTCGACGACTGCCCCAAGTTCACCCGCGAGGAGATGGACCAGGCCGTCAAGGAGATCATGGCCGTGTACCAGGACCGGCGCGACGCCCTGTGCGAGGGCCTCAACCGCGTCGGCTGGTGCGTCACCCCGCCCAAGGCGACTATGTTCCTGTGGGCGCAGATTCCGGAGGAGTTCCGGCCCATGGGGTCCGTGGAGTTCTCCAAAATGCTCCTGCAGGAAGCTGAAGTGGCCGTCTCTCCCGGCCTCGGTTTTGGACAGTACGGCGACGACCACGTGCGTTTCAGCTTCGTGGAAAACCGCCACCGGACGAACCAGGCCGTGCGCAACTTGCGCAAATTCTTCTCAAAGGGGTAA
- a CDS encoding homoserine dehydrogenase, translating to MDVIRLGLGGFGTVGSGLAKILDMNAGRIERRLGKKVVISKILVRDLTKKRAFDPGPDVVFTDDPDALVNDPSVDIVVELMGGLDTARDLMLKAFAAGKHVVTANKHLLAEHGLELFQAAADNAVGLLFEASCAGGIPIVQTLKESLAGDEIVKLLGIMNGTANYILSEMTTRGMDFSTALADAQDLGYAEADPTFDIEGFDTAHKLCVLIRMAYGVDYPLAELPVQGITSVTPMDIEFAREFGYRIKLLAHVMDVHGRLEAGVHPALVPYTYLLARVGGNYNAVRLEGNAVGPIMLHGQGAGDLPTGSAVLADIMNLVRKISDGCTGPDNTGFHNQPIPRARILPPEESESKYYFRFTVADRTGVMAAITRSMADHNVSIAQAVQKGESGAEGIPLVIITHETSARDADAVLAEIDAMDFSVEPCVKFRIL from the coding sequence ATGGATGTAATCAGACTCGGTCTCGGCGGATTCGGAACGGTCGGCTCGGGCCTGGCGAAGATATTGGATATGAATGCCGGACGCATAGAAAGGCGGCTCGGCAAAAAGGTTGTGATCTCCAAGATCCTGGTCAGGGACCTGACCAAGAAGCGGGCCTTCGATCCCGGCCCGGACGTGGTCTTCACCGACGACCCGGACGCGCTGGTCAACGACCCGTCCGTGGACATCGTGGTGGAGCTCATGGGCGGCCTGGACACGGCCAGGGATCTCATGCTCAAGGCATTCGCCGCAGGCAAGCACGTGGTCACGGCCAACAAGCACCTGCTCGCCGAGCACGGCCTGGAACTCTTCCAGGCCGCGGCCGACAACGCGGTCGGGCTCCTGTTCGAAGCCAGCTGCGCGGGCGGCATCCCCATCGTCCAGACCCTCAAGGAGAGCCTGGCGGGCGACGAGATCGTCAAGCTGCTCGGGATCATGAACGGCACGGCCAACTACATCCTGTCCGAGATGACCACCCGGGGCATGGACTTTTCGACCGCCCTGGCCGACGCCCAGGACCTGGGCTACGCCGAGGCGGACCCGACCTTCGACATCGAGGGGTTCGATACGGCCCACAAGCTGTGCGTGCTCATCCGCATGGCCTACGGCGTGGACTACCCGCTGGCCGAGCTGCCCGTGCAGGGCATCACCAGCGTGACGCCCATGGACATCGAGTTCGCCCGCGAGTTCGGCTACCGCATCAAGCTGCTGGCCCACGTCATGGACGTGCACGGCCGCCTGGAGGCGGGCGTGCACCCCGCCCTGGTGCCCTACACCTATCTGCTGGCCCGGGTGGGCGGCAACTACAACGCCGTGCGCCTGGAAGGCAACGCGGTGGGCCCGATCATGCTCCACGGCCAGGGCGCGGGCGACCTGCCCACGGGCTCGGCCGTATTGGCGGACATCATGAACCTGGTGCGCAAGATCAGCGACGGCTGCACCGGCCCGGACAACACCGGCTTCCACAACCAGCCGATCCCCAGGGCCAGAATCCTGCCGCCCGAGGAATCCGAGTCCAAGTACTATTTCCGCTTCACCGTGGCCGACCGCACCGGCGTCATGGCCGCCATCACCCGGTCCATGGCCGACCACAACGTGTCCATCGCCCAGGCGGTGCAGAAAGGCGAATCCGGGGCAGAGGGCATCCCGTTGGTGATCATCACCCACGAGACCTCGGCCCGCGACGCGGACGCGGTCCTGGCCGAGATCGACGCCATGGACTTCTCGGTGGAGCCCTGCGTCAAATTCCGAATCCTGTAA